The proteins below come from a single Holdemania massiliensis genomic window:
- a CDS encoding PTS sugar transporter subunit IIB gives MEKNTKPIQVLLCCGAGLSSGFLAQGARKVAKKKGLDIKIEAKSETEAVLYLPKIDVLLLAPHYENFKAKFTELAKPYNVAVGVIPQKVYGSLDGGKLIELAVELYQHQTQNDL, from the coding sequence ATGGAAAAAAACACAAAACCCATTCAAGTTCTATTGTGCTGCGGAGCCGGTTTATCCAGCGGATTTTTAGCCCAGGGAGCACGGAAGGTGGCTAAGAAGAAAGGTCTTGATATCAAAATTGAGGCTAAAAGTGAAACGGAAGCTGTCCTGTATCTGCCAAAAATTGACGTGCTGTTATTGGCGCCGCACTATGAAAATTTCAAAGCGAAATTCACGGAATTAGCGAAGCCGTATAACGTTGCGGTCGGGGTCATTCCCCAGAAAGTCTACGGCAGCTTGGATGGAGGAAAACTCATCGAGCTGGCAGTTGAATTATACCAGCATCAAACGC
- a CDS encoding BglG family transcription antiterminator, whose product MNKKKTLLLYLWERNSFCTASELADVLDVSIRTVKMYVKEINTLAHHKVILSSNKGYTALKINDLGFLDEPQTLAFSYSERSIYIIKKILIEHKPLNTFDLCDELFISYSTLKSDLAKMNTLYQIFHIHFSTQNDIIQIKGSEKDKRALLSSIIRQETNNRILDLAALKKSFNPTEIEKISQILNDFFKKDTFNLNNFSYTNLLLHFAILIERVKTGHYLSEIREIMIKNPEERNLVNQLSARIEHDFSIQLNTYEKNEIYIFFKTNINYLIDSNYAKLRELIGEDYLTQIVKILEEISQLYSIDLNHESFIIPFGLHIKSLITRASLGKYNRNPLSEKIKQDCPIIYDIAIFIALRLSEIYQVEIPEDEIAFIFLHVGTEIDRQNTENDKLHCILLCSDYLGLEKKIYHQLMQEYADEILIETIVSSYEELKQHHFDLLITFLEDERNYEYPFLLLLPFQLDKQKNEIREKIYEIQQTKKKALIFNHFDHYFHSDLFLVMEDVSQDYVISTLCDQMERLGFIAASFKTFVNERERASSTAFGCIAIPHSVHMDAYQTKIGVAVSRSGIVWGNNVVNIILLIAINKYDKQVLLTINEFILSMFENQEILTLAKNTSTLAEFKDIILTNL is encoded by the coding sequence ATGAACAAAAAAAAGACCCTGCTGCTTTATTTATGGGAGCGGAATTCCTTTTGTACAGCTTCAGAATTGGCGGATGTATTAGATGTTTCCATTCGCACTGTTAAAATGTACGTGAAAGAAATCAATACGCTCGCACATCATAAAGTGATACTTTCATCCAATAAGGGATATACCGCATTAAAAATCAACGATCTTGGCTTTCTCGATGAACCGCAGACGCTGGCATTCAGTTATTCAGAACGTTCCATCTATATCATTAAAAAAATTCTGATTGAACATAAGCCGCTCAACACCTTTGATCTTTGCGATGAATTATTTATCAGCTATTCAACTTTAAAAAGTGATCTGGCGAAAATGAACACGCTTTATCAAATCTTTCATATCCATTTTTCTACGCAAAACGATATTATTCAAATTAAAGGATCCGAAAAAGATAAACGGGCTTTATTATCCAGTATTATTCGCCAGGAAACCAATAATCGGATTCTCGATCTTGCCGCATTGAAAAAATCCTTCAATCCTACAGAAATTGAAAAAATATCGCAGATTCTCAATGATTTTTTCAAGAAGGACACCTTCAATCTTAATAATTTTTCATATACTAATCTGCTTTTGCATTTTGCGATCCTCATTGAGCGCGTAAAAACAGGTCATTATTTATCTGAGATCCGTGAAATTATGATTAAGAATCCCGAAGAGCGGAACTTGGTCAATCAGCTTTCGGCCCGGATAGAGCATGATTTCAGCATTCAGTTGAACACTTACGAAAAAAATGAAATTTATATCTTCTTTAAAACAAATATCAATTATCTTATTGATTCCAACTATGCAAAGCTAAGAGAATTAATTGGTGAAGATTATCTCACTCAGATTGTTAAGATCCTTGAAGAAATATCGCAGCTTTATTCGATTGATCTGAATCATGAAAGTTTTATTATTCCCTTTGGTCTGCATATCAAATCGCTGATTACGCGGGCTTCCTTAGGCAAGTACAATCGCAATCCTCTATCGGAGAAAATAAAACAGGATTGTCCGATCATTTATGATATCGCTATTTTTATCGCTCTGCGTCTTTCGGAAATCTATCAAGTTGAAATCCCTGAAGATGAGATCGCCTTTATTTTTCTGCATGTCGGTACAGAAATTGACCGTCAGAATACCGAGAATGACAAACTCCATTGTATCTTGCTTTGTTCAGATTACCTTGGTTTGGAAAAGAAAATTTATCATCAGCTCATGCAGGAATACGCCGATGAGATCCTCATTGAAACTATTGTTTCCAGTTATGAAGAATTGAAACAGCATCATTTTGATCTGTTAATCACATTCCTTGAGGATGAACGAAATTATGAATATCCTTTCCTTTTACTGCTTCCTTTCCAGCTTGACAAACAGAAAAACGAAATTCGTGAAAAAATTTATGAAATCCAGCAGACCAAAAAGAAAGCTCTGATCTTTAATCACTTCGATCATTACTTTCATTCAGATTTATTCTTGGTTATGGAGGATGTTAGTCAGGATTATGTAATATCGACGCTCTGCGATCAGATGGAACGACTGGGCTTCATCGCCGCTTCATTTAAGACCTTTGTCAACGAACGGGAAAGAGCGTCATCCACAGCCTTTGGCTGTATTGCAATTCCGCATTCAGTTCACATGGATGCCTATCAGACTAAAATCGGCGTTGCCGTGAGCCGCAGCGGCATTGTTTGGGGAAATAACGTCGTCAATATTATTTTGTTGATTGCGATCAACAAATATGATAAACAAGTTCTTTTAACTATCAATGAGTTTATTTTATCCATGTTTGAGAATCAGGAGATCCTCACCTTGGCCAAAAACACTTCCACTTTAGCTGAATTTAAAGATATTATACTGACTAACCTTTAA